One Methanosphaera sp. WGK6 genomic window, CAATTAGAAAACAAAGAATGCTATTACATAATACCTGGAATAACAGCAGATAAAACAAACCTTGAAAGAGCAGTTGAAGACTTTAGAGGATTCCTTGACTGTATGCCAAATCCTGTAGAAAAAGGAATGGTTCTTGCAACAGGAGTATGGGAAGAAGGCGATGTAAATGGTACAAAATTTATGAAAGAAGCATATGCTCTTGGAGAAAATATATAGGTAATTAAAATGTCTAATGAAACATGGTCAGTAAAAGGACCACTAGAATTAAATGATGGGACATGGGGTGAATTATTTTCAAAATGTGCAAATTTATTATATGAAATAAATAATCTTCACCCATCAAAACATGAAGAAAAAGAAGAATTACTAAATAAACTATTTGGAGAAATAGGTGAAGGTACAGAAGTACTACTACCATTCTATTGTAATATAGGATCAAATATTAAAATAGGTAAAAATGCTTTCATAAATAATAATTGTAACTTTCTAGATACAGATACAATTGAAATAGGTGATTATACATTACTTGGTCCTGGAGTCAATGTTATATGTGCAAATCATCCAGTATCTACTCGTGAAAGAATAAGACCTATTGATGATGAAATTGATGATGGAAAATACACATATATTGATGAAAAGGGTAACTATGATGATTCAATAGAATATACATTTGTAAATACAAAACAACCCGTTAAAATAGGTAAACGGTGTTGGATAGGTGCAAATACAATAATTCTACCAGGAGTTACCATTGGAGATAATGTGGTAATAGGTGCAGGAAGTATAGTAACTAAAGATGTACCAAATAATAAAATAGTAGCAGGAAGTCCTGCAAGAATAATCAGAGATAATGATTAAATTAATGAATTTTTAATTTAATAAAAAAAAATTAAGAAGTTTTTATAAAATAAGGAGTTTTGAGATTATGAAACAAATGGGATTCGGAATGATGAGGTTACCTCAAACAGATAAAAATGATGCAAAAAGTGTTAATCAAGAACAAGTAAATAAAATGGCAGAAGTATTCATGGAAAAAGGTTTTACTTATTTTGATACAGCATACCCCTACCATGATGGTGTAAGTGAAGTAGCACTAAGAAAATCAGTTGTTGAAAAATATCCTCGTGATTCATTCATAATAGCAGATAAATTACCAATATTTGCAATAAATAAGGAAGAACAATTAGAACCAATATTCAGTGAACAACTAGAAAGACTAGGTGTGGATTATTTTGATTATTACTTATTACACAATGTAAGTGGATTATCAGAAGCAGGATATATTGATGTAGATTCATTTAAATTTGCAATTGAAAAGAAAAAAGAAGGAAAAATTAAACATCTTGGTCTTTCATCACATGCAAATGCAGAATATCTTGACAATGTATTAAATCAATATCCTGAAATGGAATTCATACAATTACAAATGAACTACCTCGACTGGGAAAGTGAAGCAGTAGAATCAAGAAAAGTTTATGAAGTAGCACGTAAACAT contains:
- a CDS encoding aldo/keto reductase, with protein sequence MKQMGFGMMRLPQTDKNDAKSVNQEQVNKMAEVFMEKGFTYFDTAYPYHDGVSEVALRKSVVEKYPRDSFIIADKLPIFAINKEEQLEPIFSEQLERLGVDYFDYYLLHNVSGLSEAGYIDVDSFKFAIEKKKEGKIKHLGLSSHANAEYLDNVLNQYPEMEFIQLQMNYLDWESEAVESRKVYEVARKHNLPVIVMEPLKGGFLSDVPEEAEKLMRDYNGQSPVEWALRFVAGLDDVFMVLSGASSLEQIEENMDFFEDIKPLNDEELEIIDKVVDIINSQITVPCTKCNYCISSCPKNINISYIFDLYNQEMIDHQVFTPIGNAYLNYSKLEKTGLASECIECGACQQHCPQELDIPKYLKEAAEIFETPMYGFNTE
- a CDS encoding sugar O-acetyltransferase, whose amino-acid sequence is MSNETWSVKGPLELNDGTWGELFSKCANLLYEINNLHPSKHEEKEELLNKLFGEIGEGTEVLLPFYCNIGSNIKIGKNAFINNNCNFLDTDTIEIGDYTLLGPGVNVICANHPVSTRERIRPIDDEIDDGKYTYIDEKGNYDDSIEYTFVNTKQPVKIGKRCWIGANTIILPGVTIGDNVVIGAGSIVTKDVPNNKIVAGSPARIIRDND